From Halichondria panicea chromosome 12, odHalPani1.1, whole genome shotgun sequence, a single genomic window includes:
- the LOC135345025 gene encoding erythroid differentiation-related factor 1-like isoform X4: MNPEVEEDCEDDYQSKETSSPTAWSSSVVIRRAHSLVPFSKLRPNADLNCPPSNWLRSDNLATFSHQTASTNVNSEENWTTGDGTETGHIEPSSVVLASHHPKAVGHVDVVADSKNIKKLLKLPYSNSAVSLAVHRVGNRTLLIDDFNAPLLLNRGESANLEKVLQDSPAPFSVQHLLPRKKDPENTHHRNMMSKFLYHSSQKDSGKALVEVQNRVTAASVDSKSDPNTGPTKTSRPDGETSNAKNNATDTLAVNETEWLGSGNPEEDLVSVKTGKQDSRNQSMTGCASICSSGVLTLPDNQSTNNFQVRISNSEISQTLIEPNTQDDTKKIGSDIHAHLLSDKASKDLQLMSADPSTTVPMVNAPITLPTMMQASTISPRHQDQPVPHSSMREDNESRLPCDRTDSTEVSGRRIKNTFPNQPSHLSPQPFHLNVQWTVSDIRMLLGSDLPIFGVDGHPAISLKLRDMQKPITVLTGMDYWLDNLMCNVPELAMCFHVDGIVQDYHVIKTEDIPRLDESCQFSPDGDLQESHNPFAKSVAVLFYRVAHNMLNGGEELTSEDLAVTKLLLENCIKLMGRKNKEITLSAYYLLADLFLNKVYLSPTPSDNGHPTSSDNNPLRQQTEHSNNSTILPTGTTLKSVSVSLLCEGGFGFPVDQEHPLPSLVVGSSLDRARLALEQVSEALLAVDIPSLVTAGGTPPPWKIQGACKLLYQAGSAYLLLADVSLGQNKLGRALRYGKYSVLCSSSGTKLLCRAETLSIGESVLCNAWQVCGDIHCLSTKLSDSFLANLEDFQLENPEDTSLINVAQCVHKYCGGMDEKEMACLSLHTELETSLLKSIDCYQLAHSNAHTNVPHILEERLGNAWNELGVYYLQLASNLDFNKDPKNVEKLWKSSYSCISDGLAQFKMTSNVVNQALLSANLGRLMRSCAHAYGLQRPKEIEVCAKQEKMWEYSQQEKLYYSKSVEYYLDAKLVLRRQSAHPGIWTNVVLDLSRVYLTIGTIMLRHSPLSYLTQQEISQEVSDVLNKALCNVEPALTNMDSTHPSYTEFCKVAGDCHARLGELHHQSSLSSSLNSQKLKQLKTLTEKQYAKALIIYKVECHYCEVLELLLDKSYYFEKHAQGKTRLKGIQSALSSLLQAVGPLKIISKQSLQTSPLVHSLFKRLVEVVKQLLIAAKKSCSENAALVQVYKRMYGEMLQRSKQVESGTHTTTHLMELLSRMIEFNTDLQT; the protein is encoded by the exons ATGAACCCAGAAGTAGAAGAGGATTGTGAGGATGATTACCAATCTAAAGAGACTTCCAGCCCCACTGCATGGAGCTCATCCGTGGTTATTAGACGTGCTCATTCTTTGGTGCCTTTCTCCAAACTGAGACCT AATGCTGATCTTAACTGCCCACCTTCCAACTGGCTGAGATCTGATAACCTGGCCACCTTCTCCCACCAAACAGCAAGTACTAATGTTAACTCTGAAGAAAACTGGACAACAGGAGATGGAACAGAGACTGGCCATATTGAGCCATCgag TGTTGTGCTGGCCTCTCATCACCCCAAGGCTGTTGGACACGTGGATGTGGTAGCTGATTCTAAG AATATCAAGAAACTGCTAAAGCTTCCTTACAG CAACTCGGCGGTAAGTCTGGCTGTTCATCGAGTTGGCAACAGAACTCTGCTTATTGATGACTTCAACGCTCCACTTTTGTTAAACAGAGGC GAAAGTGCTAACTTGGAGAAGGTGCTTCAGGACAGCCCAGCTCCTTTCTCTGTGCAACAC ttgctaCCACGCAAGAAGGACCCTGAAAACACTCACCACAGAAACATGATGTCCAAGTTCCTTTATCACAG TTCACAAAAAGATTCTGGCAAAGCATTAGTTGAAGTTCAAAATCGTGTTACTGCTGCATCAGTTGATTCAAAATCAGATCCCAATACTGGTCCTACTAAAACAAGTAGGCCTGACGGTGAAACTTCTAATGCTAAAAATAATGCTACAGATACTTTGGCTGTCAATGAAACTGAATGGCTTGGCAGTGGTAATCCTGAGGAAGATCTTGTTAGTGTTAAGACTGGAAAACAGGATagcagaaaccagagtatgaCGGGTTGTGCAAGTATTTGTAGTTCTGGTGTTTTAACTTTACCCGATAATCAATCTACCAATAACTTCCAAGTAAGAATTAGCAATTCAGAAATTTCCCAAACTCTCATCGAACCAAATACTCAAGACGACACAAAAAAAATTGGGTCGGACATACATGCACATCTTTTATCCGATAAAGCTTCCAAAGATTTGCAGCTTATGTCAGCAGACCCCTCTACCACAGTACCGATGGTCAATGCTCCTATCACTCTGCCCACAATGATGCAAGCCTCAACCATATCCCCCCGCCATCAGGACCAACCTGTACCTCACAGCTCAATGAGAGAAGACAATGAATCAAGGTTACCTTGTGACAGGACAGATTCAACTGAAGTATCAGGAAGACGAATTAAAAACACCTTCCCAAACCAACCTTCTCATCTG TCCCCCCAGCCCTTTCACCTCAACGTGCAATGGACTGTGAGTGACATTCGCATGCTTCTGGGAAGTGATTTGCCCATCTTTGGTGTGGATGGTCATCCTGCCATTAGCTTGAAACTCAG GGACATGCAGAAACCTATTACAGTACTGACTGGTATGGACTACTGGCTGGACAACCTCATGTGCAATGTACCTGAGCTAGCCATGTGCTTCCATGTGGATGGAATCGTACAG GATTATCACGTTATCAAAACTGAAGACATTCCAAGACTGGATGAGAGTTGTCAGTTCTCACCCGAC ggagaTTTGCAAGAGAGCCATAATCCATTTGCCAAGTCTGTGGCTGTACTTTTTTACCG TGTGGCACATAACATGCTGAATGGTGGGGAGGAGCTGACCAGTGAAGACTTGGCAGTGACCAAACTTCTACTTGAGAACTGTATCAAGCTAATGGGACGCAAGAACAAAGAG atAACTCTCTCCGCCTATTACCTGCTTGCTGACCTGTTTCTGAACAAAGTGTACCTGAGCCCTACCCCCTCTGACAATGGTCATCCAACATCAAGTGATAATAATCCTCTCAGGCAGCAAACAGAACATAGCAACAACAGCACAATACTGCCAACAGGGACCACTTTAAAG tCTGTGTCAGTGTCcctgttgtgtgagggtggttTTGGCTTCCCAGTGGATCAAGAACATCCTCTGCCCTCACTTGTAGTGGGGAGTTCTCTCGACAGAGCTAGGCTAGCTCTGGAACAAGTTTCTGAG GCTCTATTGGCTGTGGATATTCCCTCGCTTGTGACTGCAGGTGGTACTCCTCCTCCTTGGAAGATACAGGGCGCATGCAAACTGTTGTACCAGGCTGGCTCTGCCTATCTCCTGCTAGCTGATGTGTCCCTGGGTCAGAATAAACTAGGACGAGCTCTTAGATACGGGAAATACTCTGTCCTCTGCTCTA GTTCAGGCACTAAGCTCTTGTGTAGAGCTGAAACTTTATCGATTGGTGAATCTGTCCTGTGTAACGCCTGGCAAGTGTGTGGGGACATCCATTGTCTCAGCACTAAGCTCTCAGATTCATTCTTGGCCAACCTGGAGGACTTCCAGTTGGAGAATCCTGAGGACACTAGTCTCATTAATGTGGCTCAGTGTGTGCACAAATATTGTggag GTATGGATGAAAAGGAAATGGCTTGTCTTTCACTTCACACTGAGTTAGAAACAAGTTTACTCAAAAG catAGATTGCTACCAGTTAGCCCATTCCAATGCTCACACCAACGTTCCCCACATTTTGGAGGAGCGGTTAGGCAATGCATGGAACGAATTAGGAGTCTACTATCTACAACTGGCATCCAATCTTGACTTCAACAAAGACCCTAAAAATGTTGAAAAGCTTTGGAAGTCAAGCTACTCTTGTATCAGTGATGGCTTGGCTCAGTTTAAAATGACATCAAATGTTGTGAACCAGGCTCTACTTTCAGCCAATCTGGGTAGACTAATGCGTAGCTGTGCTCATGCTTATGGTCTACAGCGTCCAAAAGAGATAGAGGTCTGTGCCAAACAGGAGAAAATGTGGGAGTACAGTCAGCAGGAGAAACTCTACTACTCAAAATCTGTCGAGTATTACCTTGACGCAAAACTG GTATTGCGACGTCAGTCTGCTCATCCTGGTATATGGACCAATGTTGTGCTTGATCTGAGCAGAGTGTACCTCACCATAGGAACAATAATGCTGAGACATTCTCCACTCTCCTATCTCACCCAGCAAGAG ATTTCACAGGAAGTTAGTGATGTGCTTAACAAAGCACTTTGTAATGTCGAGCCTGCACTGACCAACATGGACTCTACACACCCAAg TTACACTGAGTTTTGCAAAGTGGCTGGTGACTGTCATGCTCGTCTTGGTGAGTTACACCATCAAAGCTCATTGTCTTCTTCG TTGAACTCACAGAAGCTGAAGCAGTTAAAAACACTAACTGAGAAACAGTATGCGAAGGCATTGATCATTTACAAG gttGAGTGTCACTACTGTGAAGTGTTGGAGTTATTATTGGACAAATCATATTATTTTGAGAAACATGCACAAG GTAAGACCAGACTGAAGGGTATCCAATCAGCGCTGTCCAGTCTCTTACAAGCTGTCGGCCCCCTAAAGATCATAAGTAAACAGTCTCTTCAGACCTCACCACTTGTCCACTCACTGTTCAAGCGGCTGGTTGAAGTTGTGAAACAGTTGCTGATTGCAGCAAAGAAAAG TTGCAGTGAGAACGCTGCTCTGGTTCAAGTCTACAAGCGGATGTATGGTGAAATGTTACAGAGATCAAAACAAGTTGAATCTGGTACACATACTACTACTCATTTGATGGAATTACTGTCAAGGATGATCGAATTCAACACAGATCTTCAaacttga
- the LOC135345025 gene encoding erythroid differentiation-related factor 1-like isoform X5 yields MNPEVEEDCEDDYQSKETSSPTAWSSSVVIRRAHSLVPFSKLRPNADLNCPPSNWLRSDNLATFSHQTASTNVNSEENWTTGDGTETGHIEPSSVVLASHHPKAVGHVDVVADSKNIKKLLKLPYSNSAVSLAVHRVGNRTLLIDDFNAPLLLNRGESANLEKVLQDSPAPFSVQHLLPRKKDPENTHHRNMMSKFLYHSSQKDSGKALVEVQNRVTAASVDSKSDPNTGPTKTSRPDGETSNAKNNATDTLAVNETEWLGSGNPEEDLVSVKTGKQDSRNQSMTGCASICSSGVLTLPDNQSTNNFQVRISNSEISQTLIEPNTQDDTKKIGSDIHAHLLSDKASKDLQLMSADPSTTVPMVNAPITLPTMMQASTISPRHQDQPVPHSSMREDNESRLPCDRTDSTEVSGRRIKNTFPNQPSHLSPQPFHLNVQWTVSDIRMLLGSDLPIFGVDGHPAISLKLRDMQKPITVLTGMDYWLDNLMCNVPELAMCFHVDGIVQDYHVIKTEDIPRLDESCQFSPDEVLDVVRNILGFLKANCTREGHTYWLFRQKGEDVVKLYDLTSLYTFQGDLQESHNPFAKSVAVLFYRVAHNMLNGGEELTSEDLAVTKLLLENCIKLMGRKNKEITLSAYYLLADLFLNKVYLSPTPSDNGHPTSSDNNPLRQQTEHSNNSTILPTGTTLKSVSVSLLCEGGFGFPVDQEHPLPSLVVGSSLDRARLALEQVSEALLAVDIPSLVTAGGTPPPWKIQGACKLLYQAGSAYLLLADVSLGQNKLGRALRYGKYSVLCSSSGTKLLCRAETLSIGESVLCNAWQVCGDIHCLSTKLSDSFLANLEDFQLENPEDTSLINVAQCVHKYCGGMDEKEMACLSLHTELETSLLKSIDCYQLAHSNAHTNVPHILEERLGNAWNELGVYYLQLASNLDFNKDPKNVEKLWKSSYSCISDGLAQFKMTSNVVNQALLSANLGRLMRSCAHAYGLQRPKEIEVCAKQEKMWEYSQQEKLYYSKSVEYYLDAKLVLRRQSAHPGIWTNVVLDLSRVYLTIGTIMLRHSPLSYLTQQEISQEVSDVLNKALCNVEPALTNMDSTHPSYTEFCKVAGDCHARLGELHHQSSLSSSLNSQKLKQLKTLTEKQYAKALIIYKVECHYCEVLELLLDKSYYFEKHAQGVSSHSACPKLIIAHVRPD; encoded by the exons ATGAACCCAGAAGTAGAAGAGGATTGTGAGGATGATTACCAATCTAAAGAGACTTCCAGCCCCACTGCATGGAGCTCATCCGTGGTTATTAGACGTGCTCATTCTTTGGTGCCTTTCTCCAAACTGAGACCT AATGCTGATCTTAACTGCCCACCTTCCAACTGGCTGAGATCTGATAACCTGGCCACCTTCTCCCACCAAACAGCAAGTACTAATGTTAACTCTGAAGAAAACTGGACAACAGGAGATGGAACAGAGACTGGCCATATTGAGCCATCgag TGTTGTGCTGGCCTCTCATCACCCCAAGGCTGTTGGACACGTGGATGTGGTAGCTGATTCTAAG AATATCAAGAAACTGCTAAAGCTTCCTTACAG CAACTCGGCGGTAAGTCTGGCTGTTCATCGAGTTGGCAACAGAACTCTGCTTATTGATGACTTCAACGCTCCACTTTTGTTAAACAGAGGC GAAAGTGCTAACTTGGAGAAGGTGCTTCAGGACAGCCCAGCTCCTTTCTCTGTGCAACAC ttgctaCCACGCAAGAAGGACCCTGAAAACACTCACCACAGAAACATGATGTCCAAGTTCCTTTATCACAG TTCACAAAAAGATTCTGGCAAAGCATTAGTTGAAGTTCAAAATCGTGTTACTGCTGCATCAGTTGATTCAAAATCAGATCCCAATACTGGTCCTACTAAAACAAGTAGGCCTGACGGTGAAACTTCTAATGCTAAAAATAATGCTACAGATACTTTGGCTGTCAATGAAACTGAATGGCTTGGCAGTGGTAATCCTGAGGAAGATCTTGTTAGTGTTAAGACTGGAAAACAGGATagcagaaaccagagtatgaCGGGTTGTGCAAGTATTTGTAGTTCTGGTGTTTTAACTTTACCCGATAATCAATCTACCAATAACTTCCAAGTAAGAATTAGCAATTCAGAAATTTCCCAAACTCTCATCGAACCAAATACTCAAGACGACACAAAAAAAATTGGGTCGGACATACATGCACATCTTTTATCCGATAAAGCTTCCAAAGATTTGCAGCTTATGTCAGCAGACCCCTCTACCACAGTACCGATGGTCAATGCTCCTATCACTCTGCCCACAATGATGCAAGCCTCAACCATATCCCCCCGCCATCAGGACCAACCTGTACCTCACAGCTCAATGAGAGAAGACAATGAATCAAGGTTACCTTGTGACAGGACAGATTCAACTGAAGTATCAGGAAGACGAATTAAAAACACCTTCCCAAACCAACCTTCTCATCTG TCCCCCCAGCCCTTTCACCTCAACGTGCAATGGACTGTGAGTGACATTCGCATGCTTCTGGGAAGTGATTTGCCCATCTTTGGTGTGGATGGTCATCCTGCCATTAGCTTGAAACTCAG GGACATGCAGAAACCTATTACAGTACTGACTGGTATGGACTACTGGCTGGACAACCTCATGTGCAATGTACCTGAGCTAGCCATGTGCTTCCATGTGGATGGAATCGTACAG GATTATCACGTTATCAAAACTGAAGACATTCCAAGACTGGATGAGAGTTGTCAGTTCTCACCCGAC GAGGTCTTAGATGTGGTTCGAAACATACTTGGGTTTCTGAAAGCCAACTGCACTCGTGAGGGCCACACCTACTGGCTATTCAGGCAAAAAGGAGAGGACGTGGTCAAGCTGTACGACCTCACATCACTTTATACATTTCAG ggagaTTTGCAAGAGAGCCATAATCCATTTGCCAAGTCTGTGGCTGTACTTTTTTACCG TGTGGCACATAACATGCTGAATGGTGGGGAGGAGCTGACCAGTGAAGACTTGGCAGTGACCAAACTTCTACTTGAGAACTGTATCAAGCTAATGGGACGCAAGAACAAAGAG atAACTCTCTCCGCCTATTACCTGCTTGCTGACCTGTTTCTGAACAAAGTGTACCTGAGCCCTACCCCCTCTGACAATGGTCATCCAACATCAAGTGATAATAATCCTCTCAGGCAGCAAACAGAACATAGCAACAACAGCACAATACTGCCAACAGGGACCACTTTAAAG tCTGTGTCAGTGTCcctgttgtgtgagggtggttTTGGCTTCCCAGTGGATCAAGAACATCCTCTGCCCTCACTTGTAGTGGGGAGTTCTCTCGACAGAGCTAGGCTAGCTCTGGAACAAGTTTCTGAG GCTCTATTGGCTGTGGATATTCCCTCGCTTGTGACTGCAGGTGGTACTCCTCCTCCTTGGAAGATACAGGGCGCATGCAAACTGTTGTACCAGGCTGGCTCTGCCTATCTCCTGCTAGCTGATGTGTCCCTGGGTCAGAATAAACTAGGACGAGCTCTTAGATACGGGAAATACTCTGTCCTCTGCTCTA GTTCAGGCACTAAGCTCTTGTGTAGAGCTGAAACTTTATCGATTGGTGAATCTGTCCTGTGTAACGCCTGGCAAGTGTGTGGGGACATCCATTGTCTCAGCACTAAGCTCTCAGATTCATTCTTGGCCAACCTGGAGGACTTCCAGTTGGAGAATCCTGAGGACACTAGTCTCATTAATGTGGCTCAGTGTGTGCACAAATATTGTggag GTATGGATGAAAAGGAAATGGCTTGTCTTTCACTTCACACTGAGTTAGAAACAAGTTTACTCAAAAG catAGATTGCTACCAGTTAGCCCATTCCAATGCTCACACCAACGTTCCCCACATTTTGGAGGAGCGGTTAGGCAATGCATGGAACGAATTAGGAGTCTACTATCTACAACTGGCATCCAATCTTGACTTCAACAAAGACCCTAAAAATGTTGAAAAGCTTTGGAAGTCAAGCTACTCTTGTATCAGTGATGGCTTGGCTCAGTTTAAAATGACATCAAATGTTGTGAACCAGGCTCTACTTTCAGCCAATCTGGGTAGACTAATGCGTAGCTGTGCTCATGCTTATGGTCTACAGCGTCCAAAAGAGATAGAGGTCTGTGCCAAACAGGAGAAAATGTGGGAGTACAGTCAGCAGGAGAAACTCTACTACTCAAAATCTGTCGAGTATTACCTTGACGCAAAACTG GTATTGCGACGTCAGTCTGCTCATCCTGGTATATGGACCAATGTTGTGCTTGATCTGAGCAGAGTGTACCTCACCATAGGAACAATAATGCTGAGACATTCTCCACTCTCCTATCTCACCCAGCAAGAG ATTTCACAGGAAGTTAGTGATGTGCTTAACAAAGCACTTTGTAATGTCGAGCCTGCACTGACCAACATGGACTCTACACACCCAAg TTACACTGAGTTTTGCAAAGTGGCTGGTGACTGTCATGCTCGTCTTGGTGAGTTACACCATCAAAGCTCATTGTCTTCTTCG TTGAACTCACAGAAGCTGAAGCAGTTAAAAACACTAACTGAGAAACAGTATGCGAAGGCATTGATCATTTACAAG gttGAGTGTCACTACTGTGAAGTGTTGGAGTTATTATTGGACAAATCATATTATTTTGAGAAACATGCACAAGGTGTGTCTTCTCACAGTGCTTGCCCCAAACTCATCATAGCTCAC GTAAGACCAGACTGA
- the LOC135345025 gene encoding erythroid differentiation-related factor 1-like isoform X3 has translation MNPEVEEDCEDDYQSKETSSPTAWSSSVVIRRAHSLVPFSKLRPNADLNCPPSNWLRSDNLATFSHQTASTNVNSEENWTTGDGTETGHIEPSSVVLASHHPKAVGHVDVVADSKNIKKLLKLPYSNSAVSLAVHRVGNRTLLIDDFNAPLLLNRGESANLEKVLQDSPAPFSVQHLLPRKKDPENTHHRNMMSKFLYHSSQKDSGKALVEVQNRVTAASVDSKSDPNTGPTKTNTLAVNETEWLGSGNPEEDLVSVKTGKQDSRNQSMTGCASICSSGVLTLPDNQSTNNFQVRISNSEISQTLIEPNTQDDTKKIGSDIHAHLLSDKASKDLQLMSADPSTTVPMVNAPITLPTMMQASTISPRHQDQPVPHSSMREDNESRLPCDRTDSTEVSGRRIKNTFPNQPSHLSPQPFHLNVQWTVSDIRMLLGSDLPIFGVDGHPAISLKLRDMQKPITVLTGMDYWLDNLMCNVPELAMCFHVDGIVQDYHVIKTEDIPRLDESCQFSPDEVLDVVRNILGFLKANCTREGHTYWLFRQKGEDVVKLYDLTSLYTFQGDLQESHNPFAKSVAVLFYRVAHNMLNGGEELTSEDLAVTKLLLENCIKLMGRKNKEITLSAYYLLADLFLNKVYLSPTPSDNGHPTSSDNNPLRQQTEHSNNSTILPTGTTLKSVSVSLLCEGGFGFPVDQEHPLPSLVVGSSLDRARLALEQVSEALLAVDIPSLVTAGGTPPPWKIQGACKLLYQAGSAYLLLADVSLGQNKLGRALRYGKYSVLCSSSGTKLLCRAETLSIGESVLCNAWQVCGDIHCLSTKLSDSFLANLEDFQLENPEDTSLINVAQCVHKYCGGMDEKEMACLSLHTELETSLLKSIDCYQLAHSNAHTNVPHILEERLGNAWNELGVYYLQLASNLDFNKDPKNVEKLWKSSYSCISDGLAQFKMTSNVVNQALLSANLGRLMRSCAHAYGLQRPKEIEVCAKQEKMWEYSQQEKLYYSKSVEYYLDAKLVLRRQSAHPGIWTNVVLDLSRVYLTIGTIMLRHSPLSYLTQQEISQEVSDVLNKALCNVEPALTNMDSTHPSYTEFCKVAGDCHARLGELHHQSSLSSSLNSQKLKQLKTLTEKQYAKALIIYKVECHYCEVLELLLDKSYYFEKHAQGKTRLKGIQSALSSLLQAVGPLKIISKQSLQTSPLVHSLFKRLVEVVKQLLIAAKKSCSENAALVQVYKRMYGEMLQRSKQVESGTHTTTHLMELLSRMIEFNTDLQT, from the exons ATGAACCCAGAAGTAGAAGAGGATTGTGAGGATGATTACCAATCTAAAGAGACTTCCAGCCCCACTGCATGGAGCTCATCCGTGGTTATTAGACGTGCTCATTCTTTGGTGCCTTTCTCCAAACTGAGACCT AATGCTGATCTTAACTGCCCACCTTCCAACTGGCTGAGATCTGATAACCTGGCCACCTTCTCCCACCAAACAGCAAGTACTAATGTTAACTCTGAAGAAAACTGGACAACAGGAGATGGAACAGAGACTGGCCATATTGAGCCATCgag TGTTGTGCTGGCCTCTCATCACCCCAAGGCTGTTGGACACGTGGATGTGGTAGCTGATTCTAAG AATATCAAGAAACTGCTAAAGCTTCCTTACAG CAACTCGGCGGTAAGTCTGGCTGTTCATCGAGTTGGCAACAGAACTCTGCTTATTGATGACTTCAACGCTCCACTTTTGTTAAACAGAGGC GAAAGTGCTAACTTGGAGAAGGTGCTTCAGGACAGCCCAGCTCCTTTCTCTGTGCAACAC ttgctaCCACGCAAGAAGGACCCTGAAAACACTCACCACAGAAACATGATGTCCAAGTTCCTTTATCACAG TTCACAAAAAGATTCTGGCAAAGCATTAGTTGAAGTTCAAAATCGTGTTACTGCTGCATCAGTTGATTCAAAATCAGATCCCAATACTGGTCCTACTAAAACAA ATACTTTGGCTGTCAATGAAACTGAATGGCTTGGCAGTGGTAATCCTGAGGAAGATCTTGTTAGTGTTAAGACTGGAAAACAGGATagcagaaaccagagtatgaCGGGTTGTGCAAGTATTTGTAGTTCTGGTGTTTTAACTTTACCCGATAATCAATCTACCAATAACTTCCAAGTAAGAATTAGCAATTCAGAAATTTCCCAAACTCTCATCGAACCAAATACTCAAGACGACACAAAAAAAATTGGGTCGGACATACATGCACATCTTTTATCCGATAAAGCTTCCAAAGATTTGCAGCTTATGTCAGCAGACCCCTCTACCACAGTACCGATGGTCAATGCTCCTATCACTCTGCCCACAATGATGCAAGCCTCAACCATATCCCCCCGCCATCAGGACCAACCTGTACCTCACAGCTCAATGAGAGAAGACAATGAATCAAGGTTACCTTGTGACAGGACAGATTCAACTGAAGTATCAGGAAGACGAATTAAAAACACCTTCCCAAACCAACCTTCTCATCTG TCCCCCCAGCCCTTTCACCTCAACGTGCAATGGACTGTGAGTGACATTCGCATGCTTCTGGGAAGTGATTTGCCCATCTTTGGTGTGGATGGTCATCCTGCCATTAGCTTGAAACTCAG GGACATGCAGAAACCTATTACAGTACTGACTGGTATGGACTACTGGCTGGACAACCTCATGTGCAATGTACCTGAGCTAGCCATGTGCTTCCATGTGGATGGAATCGTACAG GATTATCACGTTATCAAAACTGAAGACATTCCAAGACTGGATGAGAGTTGTCAGTTCTCACCCGAC GAGGTCTTAGATGTGGTTCGAAACATACTTGGGTTTCTGAAAGCCAACTGCACTCGTGAGGGCCACACCTACTGGCTATTCAGGCAAAAAGGAGAGGACGTGGTCAAGCTGTACGACCTCACATCACTTTATACATTTCAG ggagaTTTGCAAGAGAGCCATAATCCATTTGCCAAGTCTGTGGCTGTACTTTTTTACCG TGTGGCACATAACATGCTGAATGGTGGGGAGGAGCTGACCAGTGAAGACTTGGCAGTGACCAAACTTCTACTTGAGAACTGTATCAAGCTAATGGGACGCAAGAACAAAGAG atAACTCTCTCCGCCTATTACCTGCTTGCTGACCTGTTTCTGAACAAAGTGTACCTGAGCCCTACCCCCTCTGACAATGGTCATCCAACATCAAGTGATAATAATCCTCTCAGGCAGCAAACAGAACATAGCAACAACAGCACAATACTGCCAACAGGGACCACTTTAAAG tCTGTGTCAGTGTCcctgttgtgtgagggtggttTTGGCTTCCCAGTGGATCAAGAACATCCTCTGCCCTCACTTGTAGTGGGGAGTTCTCTCGACAGAGCTAGGCTAGCTCTGGAACAAGTTTCTGAG GCTCTATTGGCTGTGGATATTCCCTCGCTTGTGACTGCAGGTGGTACTCCTCCTCCTTGGAAGATACAGGGCGCATGCAAACTGTTGTACCAGGCTGGCTCTGCCTATCTCCTGCTAGCTGATGTGTCCCTGGGTCAGAATAAACTAGGACGAGCTCTTAGATACGGGAAATACTCTGTCCTCTGCTCTA GTTCAGGCACTAAGCTCTTGTGTAGAGCTGAAACTTTATCGATTGGTGAATCTGTCCTGTGTAACGCCTGGCAAGTGTGTGGGGACATCCATTGTCTCAGCACTAAGCTCTCAGATTCATTCTTGGCCAACCTGGAGGACTTCCAGTTGGAGAATCCTGAGGACACTAGTCTCATTAATGTGGCTCAGTGTGTGCACAAATATTGTggag GTATGGATGAAAAGGAAATGGCTTGTCTTTCACTTCACACTGAGTTAGAAACAAGTTTACTCAAAAG catAGATTGCTACCAGTTAGCCCATTCCAATGCTCACACCAACGTTCCCCACATTTTGGAGGAGCGGTTAGGCAATGCATGGAACGAATTAGGAGTCTACTATCTACAACTGGCATCCAATCTTGACTTCAACAAAGACCCTAAAAATGTTGAAAAGCTTTGGAAGTCAAGCTACTCTTGTATCAGTGATGGCTTGGCTCAGTTTAAAATGACATCAAATGTTGTGAACCAGGCTCTACTTTCAGCCAATCTGGGTAGACTAATGCGTAGCTGTGCTCATGCTTATGGTCTACAGCGTCCAAAAGAGATAGAGGTCTGTGCCAAACAGGAGAAAATGTGGGAGTACAGTCAGCAGGAGAAACTCTACTACTCAAAATCTGTCGAGTATTACCTTGACGCAAAACTG GTATTGCGACGTCAGTCTGCTCATCCTGGTATATGGACCAATGTTGTGCTTGATCTGAGCAGAGTGTACCTCACCATAGGAACAATAATGCTGAGACATTCTCCACTCTCCTATCTCACCCAGCAAGAG ATTTCACAGGAAGTTAGTGATGTGCTTAACAAAGCACTTTGTAATGTCGAGCCTGCACTGACCAACATGGACTCTACACACCCAAg TTACACTGAGTTTTGCAAAGTGGCTGGTGACTGTCATGCTCGTCTTGGTGAGTTACACCATCAAAGCTCATTGTCTTCTTCG TTGAACTCACAGAAGCTGAAGCAGTTAAAAACACTAACTGAGAAACAGTATGCGAAGGCATTGATCATTTACAAG gttGAGTGTCACTACTGTGAAGTGTTGGAGTTATTATTGGACAAATCATATTATTTTGAGAAACATGCACAAG GTAAGACCAGACTGAAGGGTATCCAATCAGCGCTGTCCAGTCTCTTACAAGCTGTCGGCCCCCTAAAGATCATAAGTAAACAGTCTCTTCAGACCTCACCACTTGTCCACTCACTGTTCAAGCGGCTGGTTGAAGTTGTGAAACAGTTGCTGATTGCAGCAAAGAAAAG TTGCAGTGAGAACGCTGCTCTGGTTCAAGTCTACAAGCGGATGTATGGTGAAATGTTACAGAGATCAAAACAAGTTGAATCTGGTACACATACTACTACTCATTTGATGGAATTACTGTCAAGGATGATCGAATTCAACACAGATCTTCAaacttga